The following is a genomic window from Canis lupus dingo isolate Sandy chromosome 26, ASM325472v2, whole genome shotgun sequence.
CGCAGCAGCACATAGACGAGCGCGACCACGGCCACCACCGCCAGGCCTCCAAAGATGATGCTCAGCAGCACCGTGTAGCTCCGAGCTGGAGAGGGAGCAGAAAGGTGAGGGCTGCCCGAGGGCAACAGTGGGGTGCAGgcgggtgggggtgcagggcatCCTCACCTGGCTGGCACATCGGGGTGGGCCTCGACCAGATGCCATCAGCCTGGCAGGTGCTGACCTCTGCCCCAACCAGGCTGTAGCCGCTGTCGCAGTGAAAGTAGACAGTGGAGCCCGACAGGTACCTGGTACCCTCCTTGCGTCCAttggggggcggggccagccaGCCGCAGGACGTCACTGGGGTAGGGGACCAGGAGCAGACCGTAGGATTAAGCAGCTGGCggtccccacctcccctgcagcTGCCGACTTAGGGGGTCACGTCCCAGCCTAGGGTGCCCACCCCCTCGcctgtgcccccagcccccctcaCCAGGCTGCAGGCTCTGAGCACGATGCTGGTGCCACTGGTGGGCCATCCGCGTGGCATTGCCCACACTCAGGCTCCCAGTGGCCATCACGTCGAATATGCAGAAATAGTTGTCTCCACACAACTTAGCCGCCTCGGCGGCctggctggggttgggggtggtctCCTCGGGGAACAGGGGCTGAAAGGTGTAGTCATGCTTGGGCTGGTACAGGAAGTTGTTGACCAGAAACCAGGAGTCGTAGGTGAGCAGGGACGAGGTGTTCCTCACAGCCCCTGGGGAGACACGCAGCAGGTCTCGCTGGCGGCCGAGGGTCCAGAGTCCCTCCCCTCACATCCACTGCCTCTGTCCCCGCCGGgatccccccagccccagggggcCTCGCAGTCACTCACAGTCGGCCCCGAAGCGGAACAGCTCTCGGGAGCTGGCCTTGGGGGGCAAGACATTCCCGTCGCGCAGCACGAAGTCATCCGTGGGGTCATCATTCAGTGTCCCGAGAAGGCCTTGCGTGTGGGTGAGGAACTTCTCAGGCAGGAGGACAGTCACACTCAGGAAGGGACCCTGGACGCTGACCTCCAGGCCAGCCCCCGATGACAGCATGATGGATACGCTGTCCCCGGCAGCGACAGACAGGAACATACCTGGGCACACGTGGAACTGGGGTTAGGGCTGCCCACTGAGGGCACCGTGCTGTGACTCCACAGCCCCAGGACAAGTGGGTCAGCATCCAGGGAAGGGGACGGTGTCCTCACTGCCGGCCCTGCTGTGACACTCCCTCACCCCACGCCCACCCCTGTACTGGGACCCCCACACGGACATGAGTGCCCAGGCTCCAAAGGGACCCCCACACCGAGGCCTCACCTGGGGGTCACCTGTTGGCCCTCGCTCCTTGAGGGAGGCAGCAGCCACACCCAGCTCTGcccttcctggggatccctgcaCCCTCAACACCAGCAGGCCAGTCCCAGGTCCCCACCCATCCCCATTGcaaaaaaatcacttcattaGCTCAGTTCCCTGAGGCAGCACcaccagagaggggaagggggtggacaGGGGGTTGCTCCGTAGCCCGCAGGGCCAGCCAGCATCTTCGAAGCAGCTTCCAGCTTCTCGTCCCACTGTCCGGGCATCTCAGGGTTCTGACCACGGGTTTGGGGCTCCATGAGTGTGAAAGCACAAGATCAGACCAGGTCCCCATCCCCAGGCCGGACCTTCCTACCTGGGGCCGCGCACCTCGTCCGCCCACACACATCGGCGGGCTGGGGGCGCGTGTCCAccgtgcagggggcaggggaggggggctgacTGGCAGCACAATGCCAGGGACAGCGTGCGGATCGTATGGAGAGGCTCCCACCTCTGCACCCGCGCTCCGAGGCCCAGGCGGGAAGTGAGGGCGCAAGAGCGGCCCTGTGGCAAGCCGGCCGCCACTCACCCTTCAGGTCCATCCAGCTCTGCTCCGTGAAGCTGAGCACCTCCTGGTTCAGCAGCACCTGCAggacccccgccccgccggccagCCGGACCTCCACCACGTCGGAGTTGCCCTCCTGGACGGCCACGGCCGTGAGCCCCGTGCCTCGGTCCTGCGGGCCTGGGGGGCGCGGGCAGAACGATGCGCTCGGCTCCAGCCCGCCTCATGGGGGACCcggagccccccgcgcccccagggCCCGCGGGCCCCAGCCTCACCCTCCGGCGTCGTCCTGGGCTGCGCCCGCCCCTGCACCCTCAGATTGGTCAGCTCGGCCTCCAGCAGCACGTACTCGCCGCGCCCGTTGAACGAGAAGCTGGCACCGTCGAAGGTGATGAAGTGCGGGTCCCCGAATGCGGAGGCTGGGGAGAGCGGAGGGTCAGGTGGGCCGcgctggcctggccctgcccgGGGCCCGGCCTCGCCTGCCACCCACCGAGGCGCGACGGCCGGTAGCTGCGACAGTCGCTGGAGGGCCGCCGCCGCATGTATCGGGAGCACTCGGGCGCCCAGAGGCAACAGTGGTAGAAGCTGACGACGTCATAGAGCCAGTGGGACAGGCCGGGCACGCGGGGTGGTGTGCGGAAGGGGGGCGCGCCCCAGTCGTGGCCGCGGTCCGGGGTGCTGCCGCCGGTGGAGTCGGCCGTCAGGAGCAGGCTGCCGGCCTCCGTGTAGCAGCACTGCTGGCCGGAGGCGAACCGGGGGCTGGGGACAGCGACAGGTCAAGGCCGCCGTCGGGGGGcccgggccccctgccccccacctgccgcCTGGCTCACCTGGCTTGCACGGAGCGCACACAGTGCACGGCCCCAGGGTGGTAGGTGCACACGCTGCCGCGCTCAATGTCACAGCCGTAGTCCGTCTATGGAGCAGGAGGTTGCTGTCACCTGCACTGGCCTCAGGCTGTGGCCTGCCCTCCCCGGGAGCCGACCCTGAGGGCCCTCAgaccccagcctggcctcccagGGGCCTCTATCTGCCTCCCCGCCCCTCACCTCCTGGgtgtgcgggggcggggggggggggggggctcacgTGGAAGCGGCCAGAGTCAGCGCGGGCCTGGGCCAGGGTGCAGGGGCAGTCAGGCAGTTCCTCCAGGAAGTTGGGCAGTTGGTCTTCCAGCTGCTCCCAGGCCAGGCACTGGGCTCGG
Proteins encoded in this region:
- the SUSD2 gene encoding sushi domain-containing protein 2 isoform X1 — encoded protein: MRPLVLLWALLLLATAPGPGPRPAAAPPPGAQGSCSHRCGDRDGSCSCHPTCSGLGTCCSDFRDFCLEVSPYSGSMMGGKDFQVQHLTWFIPTDGVICRFKESIQTLGYVDSSGHVHCVSPLLYETGHIPFTLSMDNGRSFPRSGTWLAVHPSKVSETEKSQLENETLWQYYGTAGTTDNLTVTWEPSALPTRSVTIELWGYEETGKPYSGEWTAKWSYLYSLATSIPNSGFFTFTPKPAPPNFQRWEVGALRIISSRYYAGEKDVQALWSNEHALAWHLGEDFRADPKAWARAQCLAWEQLEDQLPNFLEELPDCPCTLAQARADSGRFHTDYGCDIERGSVCTYHPGAVHCVRSVQASPRFASGQQCCYTEAGSLLLTADSTGGSTPDRGHDWGAPPFRTPPRVPGLSHWLYDVVSFYHCCLWAPECSRYMRRRPSSDCRSYRPSRLASAFGDPHFITFDGASFSFNGRGEYVLLEAELTNLRVQGRAQPRTTPEGPQDRGTGLTAVAVQEGNSDVVEVRLAGGAGVLQVLLNQEVLSFTEQSWMDLKGMFLSVAAGDSVSIMLSSGAGLEVSVQGPFLSVTVLLPEKFLTHTQGLLGTLNDDPTDDFVLRDGNVLPPKASSRELFRFGADWAVRNTSSLLTYDSWFLVNNFLYQPKHDYTFQPLFPEETTPNPSQAAEAAKLCGDNYFCIFDVMATGSLSVGNATRMAHQWHQHRAQSLQPVTSCGWLAPPPNGRKEGTRYLSGSTVYFHCDSGYSLVGAEVSTCQADGIWSRPTPMCQPARSYTVLLSIIFGGLAVVAVVALVYVLLRHRKGNMAIWGSQP
- the SUSD2 gene encoding sushi domain-containing protein 2 isoform X2, with translation MRPLVLLWALLLLATAPGPGPRPAAGAQGSCSHRCGDRDGSCSCHPTCSGLGTCCSDFRDFCLEVSPYSGSMMGGKDFQVQHLTWFIPTDGVICRFKESIQTLGYVDSSGHVHCVSPLLYETGHIPFTLSMDNGRSFPRSGTWLAVHPSKVSETEKSQLENETLWQYYGTAGTTDNLTVTWEPSALPTRSVTIELWGYEETGKPYSGEWTAKWSYLYSLATSIPNSGFFTFTPKPAPPNFQRWEVGALRIISSRYYAGEKDVQALWSNEHALAWHLGEDFRADPKAWARAQCLAWEQLEDQLPNFLEELPDCPCTLAQARADSGRFHTDYGCDIERGSVCTYHPGAVHCVRSVQASPRFASGQQCCYTEAGSLLLTADSTGGSTPDRGHDWGAPPFRTPPRVPGLSHWLYDVVSFYHCCLWAPECSRYMRRRPSSDCRSYRPSRLASAFGDPHFITFDGASFSFNGRGEYVLLEAELTNLRVQGRAQPRTTPEGPQDRGTGLTAVAVQEGNSDVVEVRLAGGAGVLQVLLNQEVLSFTEQSWMDLKGMFLSVAAGDSVSIMLSSGAGLEVSVQGPFLSVTVLLPEKFLTHTQGLLGTLNDDPTDDFVLRDGNVLPPKASSRELFRFGADWAVRNTSSLLTYDSWFLVNNFLYQPKHDYTFQPLFPEETTPNPSQAAEAAKLCGDNYFCIFDVMATGSLSVGNATRMAHQWHQHRAQSLQPVTSCGWLAPPPNGRKEGTRYLSGSTVYFHCDSGYSLVGAEVSTCQADGIWSRPTPMCQPARSYTVLLSIIFGGLAVVAVVALVYVLLRHRKGNMAIWGSQP